One window from the genome of Moraxella nasibovis encodes:
- a CDS encoding ImmA/IrrE family metallo-endopeptidase produces the protein MNFGHLFMHKGVATTLNRSNPSAHKPYEDSEWQANQFAAELLAPLDGCVGLSIDEIMKKYNISYQCAALRYKECKSR, from the coding sequence ATGAATTTTGGCCATTTGTTCATGCATAAAGGTGTCGCAACCACTCTGAATCGCAGCAACCCATCAGCACACAAACCTTACGAAGACAGTGAATGGCAAGCCAACCAGTTTGCTGCTGAGTTATTAGCACCTCTAGATGGGTGTGTTGGGCTATCTATTGATGAAATAATGAAAAAATACAATATCAGCTACCAGTGCGCAGCACTAAGGTATAAAGAATGCAAAAGCCGATAA